In a single window of the Spodoptera frugiperda isolate SF20-4 chromosome 19, AGI-APGP_CSIRO_Sfru_2.0, whole genome shotgun sequence genome:
- the LOC118276596 gene encoding uncharacterized protein LOC118276596, translated as MLSELYDNTEDTYITYTCLIKSMLAKYDVPKATIPEPGGNHTVINCKKPTTCKLCHKRHHSLLHPNLDGTNKRDTASKPTVVEASPSTSSAPVVSCISTNTVPVPGQVLLATALVKAESKTGNYQVVRALLDQGSQACFVTEDTVQFLRLKKIPIHGMVSGLGQKSTIAKYMVNITIQSRVDSGFKLNFNAYVISKITSYLPDQALNKNTFNWLDITNLQLADPQFNQPSKIDILLGADVYGCIIKTGIIKSPTATLIAQNTTLGWILSGVVHRSNINNSSSYTQPCVSVAHAQFNLDQILKQFWEIQDQTSTKKVLSPEEQQCEDFYKATTKRRADGRYEVRLPFRVKDPQCTAGDSRAIAENRLKSLEKRLAKNTELKEKYTDVIEEYLRLGHLRPVKQDDSKKEIAVYLPHHAVVREDKTTTKVRVVFNASQKNNRGVSLNDTLMVGPTLQAELRHTIMRWRTHSIGLVADIIKMYRQIRVADEDAMFQRILWRSSPNESIKDYELVTVTFGTASAPYLAVRTLHQIAYDEGDEYPLVSEKVLSCYYMDDLLTGCDDVTTGIQIYKQMKELLAKGGFELQKWSTNNKELLDQINTIEYKVESNEENESKAKDRDQKELEMKLDNTMKILGLTWDRNDDSFRYTVHLPPLQNTPATKRTVISDIARLFDPLGWLAPTIVVAKIFIQKLWLAGLGWDEPLTKNLTEEWRTYREELTLLTEVHIPRWLGKTIETDVELHGFCDASKVAYSAVVYMRLTKDVGEVKVSLLAAKTRVAPIKQVSIPRLELCGAVLLSQLLMETAEVLNIPKDKVKAWTDSTVVLAWINSHPSKWKTFVANRTSEILTTMTASQWFHVSTKDNPADVASRGLSPGLFTQNTMWFSGPRFLKEKEIIYIRPKDLEINLEQSIKTHVGVIISDDFDLLERFSSLSKLLRVVAYCRRFLNRDTRSKHYLQKKEIHEASQHIDMNPLTIDLTCETKLHTMTNKYSASEKQMREYMLAMDELVRSQSQENPCEKCDSSNVLPALIGCHRKKTTLDIN; from the exons ATGTTATCGGAATTATATGATAATACAGAAGACACATACATCACATACACATGTCTGATTAAGTCTATGCTTGCTAAATATGATGTTCCTAAGGCTACTATTCCTGAACCTG gAGGTAATCACACGGTAATAAACTGTAAGAAGCCAACAACTTGCAAACTTTGCCATAAGCGTCATCATTCCTTGCTGCACCCAAATCTGGACGGTACTAACAAAAGAGATACTGCATCAAAACCTACTGTCGTTGAAGCTAGTCCTTCGACTAGTTCTGCTCCAGTAGTCTCTTGCATATCTACCAACACGGTTCCTGTTCCTGGACAAGTTTTACTAGCTACTGCTCTAGTAAAAGCGGAGTCCAAGACGGGTAACTATCAGGTAGTAAGAGCTCTGTTGGACCAAGGTTCACAGGCTTGTTTTGTGACCGAGGACACAGTGCAGTTCTTAAGGCTTAAGAAAATTCCCATACATGGAATGGTGTCGGGATTAGGTCAGAAGTCAACTATAGCGAAATATATGGTGAATATAACTATTCAATCCAGGGTAGATTcaggttttaaattaaatttcaacgCTTACGTCATTAGTAAAATTACTTCATACTTACCGGATCAagccttaaataaaaatacttttaactgGCTCGATATCACCAACTTACAGTTGGCCGACCCACAGTTCAATCAACCtagtaaaattgatattttactaGGTGCAGATGTTTATGGTTGCATAATAAAAACAGGCATAATCAAAAGTCCAACTGCTACTTTAATTGCTCAGAACACCACATTAGGATGGATTCTATCTGGTGTAGTACATAGGTCAAACATTAACAATAGTTCAAGTTACACACAACCATGCGTTAGTGTAGCTCACGCTCAGTTCAATTTAGATCAAATTCTTAAACAGTTTTGGGAAATTCAAGATCAGACTAGTACAAAAAAGGTTCTTTCGCCAGAAGAACAACAATGTGAAGACTTTTACAAGGCCACAACTAAAAGAAGAGCAGACGGTAGATATGAAGTCCGGTTACCATTCCGAGTTAAGGATCCGCAGTGCACAGCAGGTGATTCTCGCGCTATAGCTGAAAACAGATTAAAATCATTAGAGAAAAGGTTGGCAAAGAACACTGAGCTAAAGGAAAAGTACACGGATGTAATTGAAGAATACTTACGTTTAGGGCACCTGCGACCTGTGAAACAAGATGacagtaaaaaagaaatagctGTGTATTTACCCCATCACGCCGTCGTAAGAGAAGACAAAACCACTACTAAGGTTCGAGTTGTGTTCAATGCATCCCAAAAGAACAATAGAGGAGTGTCTTTAAATGATACTTTGATGGTTGGACCAACACTACAAGCGGAGTTGAGGCACACAATTATGAGATGGAGAACTCACTCTATTGGACTGGTAGCAGATATAATTAAGATGTATCGTCAAATTAGAGTGGCTGATGAGGATGCTATGTTTCAAAGGATACTCTGGCGGAGCAGTCCTAACGAGTCGATCAAAGACTATGAACTCGTAACAGTTACTTTTGGAACAGCGTCGGCACCTTACCTGGCAGTCAGAACTCTCCATCAAATTGCTTACGACGAAGGCGACGAATATCCTCTCGTGTCTGAAAAGGTACTAAGTTGCTACTATATGGATGATTTACTGACTGGATGCGATGACGTAACTACCGGCATCCAAATCTACAAGCAAATGAAAGAACTTTTAGCCAAAGGAGGATTCGAACTTCAAAAGTGGAGCACTAACAATAAAGAGTTATTAGATCAAATtaatacaatagaatataaaGTAGAGAGCAACGAAGAAAATGAGAGTAAAGCTAAAGATAGAGATCAAAAGGAATTAGAAATGAAATTAGATAATACTATGAAGATCTTGGGACTTACCTGGGATCGTAATGATGACTCCTTCCGGTACACCGTCCATCTTCCGCCGCTTCAGAATACACCTGCAACAAAAAGAACTGTAATCTCTGATATAGCTAGATTATTCGACCCATTGGGTTGGTTAGCGCCCACAATAGTTGTAGCTAAAATctttatacaaaaattatggCTCGCGGGTCTCGGTTGGGATGAACCACTTACTAAAAATTTAACTGAAGAATGGCGTACTTATCGGGAAGAGCTAACATTACTTACAGAAGTTCATATACCTCGTTGGCTGGGGAAAACCATAGAAACCGACGTAGAGCTCCATGGATTTTGTGACGCGTCGAAGGTAGCATATTCCGCTGTAGTATACATGCGACTAACTAAAGACGTAGGGGAGGTCAAGGTGTCATTGTTGGCTGCAAAGACTCGCGTGGCACCAATAAAACAAGTAAGCATTCCTCGCCTAGAGCTGTGTGGGGCAGTTCTCCTGTCACAATTATTGATGGAAACTGCTGAGGTGTTGAATATACCCAAGGATAAGGTTAAAGCGTGGACAGACTCTACTGTGGTGTTAGCCTGGATCAACAGCCACCCCAGTAAATGGAAAACCTTTGTCGCCAATAGGACATCCGAAATCTTAACCACAATGACGGCTTCGCAGTGGTTCCACGTGTCGACTAAAGATAATCCAGCGGATGTTGCCTCGCGAGGGTTGTCACCAGGGTTGTTTACGCAAAATACAATGTGGTTTTCAGGACCACGGTTTCTGAAagaaaaggaaattatttatatcagacCAAAAGATTTAGAGATCAATTTAGAACAGTCGATTAAGACTCATGTAGGAGTTATTATATCAGATGATTTTGACTTACTTGAGAGATTTTCTTCTTTGTCAAAGTTATTAAGGGTTGTTGCATATTGTCGTCGGTTCCTAAACAGAGATACCAGAAGCAAACATTACCTGCAAAAGAAAGAGATACATGAAGCATCACAACATATAGACATGAATCCATTGACTATAGACTTAACTTGTGAAA CAAAGTTGCACACAATGACCAACAAATACAGTGCATCAGAAAAACAAATGAGGGAATACATGTTGGCTATGGATGAGTTAGTGCGGTCACAGTCACAGGAAAACCCATGTGAAAAATGTGATTCTAGTAATGTGCTGCCTGCTT